CACTAGGGGATTGGCGTGATCATCGACTACTTGGATGGAGCGCATCCGGAGGATGTGGAGGCCGACCTGTGCATCATCGGTGCCGGCGCGGCCGGCATCGCCATCGCGCACAGTTTCATCGGCACACAGGTGCAGGTCTGCCTGCTTGAAAGCGGCGGACTGGGTGGCGAACAACGCAACCAGGCCCTGTATGAAGGCAGTTCGGCGGGTCATGTCGATTTTGATCCCGGCACGTCACGCATGCGCGTGTTCGGCGGCAGCTGCAACCTGTGGGGTGGCGGCTGCATTCCACTGGGTCGCGACGACCTCAAGCCACGTGACTGGGTGCCGCACAGCGGCTGGCCCATAGGCTTCACCGACCTTGAGCCCTACTACGCACGCGCCCGTGCGTTCTGCCAGCTGGGCGACATCGCCTTTACCGAAGGCACCTTCACCGCGCCCACCGCGCGACCGGTGCTTCCGTTTGACGACGACAAGCTGATCAATCCGCTCTTCGCGCGCTGCGCGATCCTGTTTGGCAATGCCTATCGCGACGTGCTTGATCACGCCGACAACGTCAAGGTTCTGCTGCACGCCAACCTGCTTGAACTGCTGCCCACGCCCGATGGCCAGCATGTGCGCGAAGCCATCATCGGCTCGCTCGGCGGCCATCGCGGGCGCATCCGCGCGCGCCAATACGTGCTCGCCTCCGGTGGCATCGAGAATGCGCGCCTGTTGCTGCTGTCCAACTCCGTCGTGAGCGAGGGCCTCGGCAACCAGCGCGATGTGGTCGGCCGTTATTTCATGGACCATCCCAGCGGCACGCTGGGCACGCTGACCGCCGACGAGTCCCATCGCGTCACGCGCCCCTACGAGCGCCTGCACGGCAAGAACGCGCCGATGTCTTTTCCCGAGATCGCGCTGTCGCCGGAGTACCAGCGCTCGCAGCGCGTGCTCAACGGCCGGGTGCATCCCTTCGGCGTCGAAGGCCCGTTGCCGCGTGGCATCCGCGCCTTGCGCGAATTGCGCACCGCCATGCGCAAGACCGTGCAGGATGAGAATGCGCT
The nucleotide sequence above comes from Dyella telluris. Encoded proteins:
- a CDS encoding GMC oxidoreductase, yielding MIIDYLDGAHPEDVEADLCIIGAGAAGIAIAHSFIGTQVQVCLLESGGLGGEQRNQALYEGSSAGHVDFDPGTSRMRVFGGSCNLWGGGCIPLGRDDLKPRDWVPHSGWPIGFTDLEPYYARARAFCQLGDIAFTEGTFTAPTARPVLPFDDDKLINPLFARCAILFGNAYRDVLDHADNVKVLLHANLLELLPTPDGQHVREAIIGSLGGHRGRIRARQYVLASGGIENARLLLLSNSVVSEGLGNQRDVVGRYFMDHPSGTLGTLTADESHRVTRPYERLHGKNAPMSFPEIALSPEYQRSQRVLNGRVHPFGVEGPLPRGIRALRELRTAMRKTVQDENALLEARLSEALRNAPLGEVITAPSSVGLTALKLGLGIGDIARAVVHKLGDRPVVRNSHVELVGYFEQAPNPDSRVTLGDDTDALGQRKVCVDWRLTELDHHTHRSSAQLFGNELARSCNGHFTLAPWLTNIGDAKPEIHGTAHHIGTTRMSDDPALGVVDRDCKVHGMDNLHIAGSSVFPTGGWAFPTFTIVALSLRLADELRALLMAGFL